In Leptospira perdikensis, a single genomic region encodes these proteins:
- a CDS encoding ATP-binding protein, with the protein MYRILFCLLFLPFALTAEGSLGLWHLGTNPNTNRSNLNPKDYNTHFYFGFTEEYHYYQIQFEENASRYFHFENGMISELDLTLIQNDKTVSSIQTGLLRKKHPDVLFTGGFVLPAKEKGIYLFKIRSDDAHRINFQVRDEASLLQYTKSISLWQGFHLGLCILVCLLSATQFVLLRERVYLLLTFATLTILFTNTLRSGLLYEYGSSNFEWFYRYIPGLISLTPFGLVIFLREFLHTKEKYPNADRYFIFYAIFMLVSILIVFIDLQMYFRFIYSNNLILTTITFSYAIYSLITKKENANVLFYAFFVRQVSTSLLILTNLGILPSYPFLSSANEIGAALQMTIFTIAISKFQIQTRIKKEETVTKENAELETMVIERTKEIQTQKEELEKALLQISHTESKLVFSEKMSELGKLIAGVAHEINNPLSAIKASIETIIESKENEIKKLGSKENIYSSLTPSEIQTMKQILSFQSDFGLVASYTERKDKKVGLKKIFKDNDLEYEEPIIERFLDVGITNLYDEEIKLLKKGQEKLSNLILEEKNFRLHLSIIQIAVDRSSKTILALKNFSRVTKAEERRIFTLLDNIETVLTIYQYRMRGKVSLKKTFITDATILGWPEDLIRVWTNLILNGLEAMDQKGNLMITTEQKGNQVEIKVIDNGPGIPLEIQKKIFDPFFTTKNHGEGTGMGLGITKSIIEKHKGNIQIESEPGRTCFSVLLPVIEFIDPDEPFVEET; encoded by the coding sequence TTGTATCGAATTCTTTTTTGCCTTCTTTTTCTTCCTTTTGCTCTTACTGCAGAAGGAAGTTTGGGACTTTGGCATTTAGGAACAAACCCTAATACAAACCGTTCTAATCTAAATCCAAAAGATTATAACACTCATTTTTACTTCGGTTTCACTGAAGAATACCATTACTACCAAATCCAATTCGAAGAAAATGCCTCTAGGTATTTTCATTTTGAAAATGGAATGATATCAGAATTAGATCTTACTCTCATTCAAAATGATAAAACCGTTTCTAGTATCCAAACAGGACTTTTAAGAAAAAAACATCCGGATGTTTTGTTTACAGGAGGCTTTGTTTTACCGGCAAAAGAAAAAGGAATTTATCTATTTAAAATTCGTTCGGACGATGCACATAGAATCAATTTCCAAGTTCGGGACGAAGCCAGTTTACTTCAATACACTAAATCCATATCCTTATGGCAGGGATTTCATTTAGGCCTTTGTATTTTAGTCTGTTTACTTTCGGCCACACAGTTTGTATTATTAAGGGAAAGAGTATATCTATTACTCACCTTTGCCACTCTCACCATTTTATTCACCAATACATTAAGGTCGGGCCTTCTGTATGAATACGGTTCCAGCAATTTTGAATGGTTTTATAGATACATACCAGGCCTGATTTCTTTAACACCATTTGGACTTGTCATTTTCTTACGAGAATTTTTACACACCAAAGAAAAATATCCAAACGCTGATCGATATTTCATCTTTTATGCTATATTTATGTTGGTTTCCATTCTCATTGTATTTATCGACTTACAAATGTACTTTCGATTTATTTATTCCAATAATTTGATTCTCACTACTATCACCTTTAGTTACGCAATTTATAGTTTAATCACGAAGAAGGAAAATGCCAATGTATTATTTTATGCATTCTTCGTGAGACAAGTAAGCACAAGTCTTTTGATTCTTACAAACTTAGGTATATTGCCATCCTATCCTTTTTTAAGTTCCGCGAATGAAATTGGTGCAGCTCTACAAATGACAATTTTTACAATTGCCATTTCAAAATTTCAAATTCAAACACGAATTAAAAAAGAAGAAACTGTTACCAAAGAAAATGCAGAACTGGAAACAATGGTGATAGAACGTACAAAAGAAATCCAAACACAAAAAGAAGAATTAGAAAAAGCTCTGTTACAAATTAGTCATACAGAAAGCAAACTTGTGTTTTCGGAGAAGATGTCAGAACTAGGAAAATTAATTGCCGGAGTCGCACATGAGATTAACAATCCCTTAAGTGCGATCAAAGCATCCATCGAAACTATCATTGAATCAAAAGAAAATGAGATAAAAAAATTAGGTTCTAAAGAAAATATTTATTCTTCTCTCACGCCATCAGAAATCCAAACCATGAAACAAATCCTTAGTTTTCAATCTGACTTTGGACTTGTGGCAAGTTATACAGAACGAAAGGATAAAAAAGTTGGTCTTAAAAAAATCTTCAAAGACAATGATTTGGAGTATGAAGAACCCATAATCGAAAGATTTTTAGATGTTGGAATTACAAATTTATATGATGAAGAAATCAAATTACTAAAAAAGGGACAGGAGAAACTATCTAACTTAATTTTAGAAGAAAAGAATTTTAGACTTCATCTATCGATCATTCAAATTGCAGTAGATCGATCTTCCAAAACCATCCTTGCTCTAAAAAACTTTTCTCGAGTCACAAAAGCAGAAGAAAGACGAATTTTTACCCTACTTGATAATATCGAAACAGTTCTTACTATTTATCAATATAGGATGCGAGGGAAAGTTTCATTAAAGAAAACTTTTATTACAGATGCAACCATCCTTGGTTGGCCAGAAGATTTAATACGAGTTTGGACCAATTTGATTTTAAATGGTTTAGAAGCCATGGATCAAAAAGGAAATCTAATGATTACTACCGAACAAAAGGGAAACCAAGTGGAGATCAAGGTGATTGATAACGGTCCAGGAATTCCATTAGAAATTCAGAAGAAGATCTTTGATCCTTTTTTTACAACCAAGAATCACGGAGAAGGAACGGGAATGGGTCTTGGAATTACAAAATCAATTATTGAAAAACACAAAGGAAACATTCAAATAGAATCAGAACCAGGCAGAACTTGTTTTTCTGTTTTGTTGCCAGTCATCGAGTTCATCGATCCAGACGAACCTTTCGTAGAAGAAACCTAA
- a CDS encoding transglycosylase domain-containing protein encodes MSAPSPKYLCPHCQKASRLPEPIPREGKFQLTCAHCSEKVILNFTDYRFEILKVVPKEPQISDTAQSFQPFKISTPAISKPNSFKERSESKSKPFWERKVVFEREPEVRTFKPKPLKQRLNGVNSGRGKSPKFSYVKLAFTITSICLFLFILGFSYFVAGVLTTKKEVPLYLESLSKNIPTKILDRNGQMVSEIFQKRTSTLHLQDYPEDMISILLNIEDQKFFFHGGIDYSAILRAFFKNIINLSYKQGASTITQQLARIILDDRRKSLNRKWREAQLAFALESVLTKEQILETYMNHVYLGHGAFGFGEGIKFYFQKNPMELSKEEMVLLASLPSAPNKYSPLKNPEDSYTRVRAILQMFRNRGIYPNLDRDKFVSFYHNLSTRSPNETVFGSRQDIAPYVTEHVRGVLSSLEGDKNIYESGGYTVETTLDRGAQELIGPMVREYLTKNRKSGKIQKKRVRVKPESPMDLAFRQKMEEVSILNEMVWNPDSLESEKDTSSVQAAIVGIQPNTGQVLFLHGGEEFNSQNQFNRATQMRRQTGSSIKAVLYASAIDAGVIQSGTRILDAPLYYRGGGGKEWAPENLGGSFDGEISLRTALVKSKNTAAVQVAERLGSAGIERYFTKYFFPSDAEKKARYRGDLSLALGTLEISPLEMASAFTGFVNQGTVKRPYLIQRIKNSKGVVLYEAGGTDEFKLKLPPERQVIRPDTAEVMVSLLRDSGRASGVRSGGYAGDLIGKTGTTNDYKDAWFVGARPDLALAVWIGYDNPKFGMGGSGLGGAVAAPLWGEIVSSIDRKNIIPKIQFSQPVYAKSHKICSLTGKLASPTCPATNELYLSDFPPEGICTEDHKATHSENKDLMKGLY; translated from the coding sequence ATGTCGGCACCCTCTCCCAAATATCTTTGTCCACATTGCCAAAAGGCATCTCGTTTACCAGAGCCGATTCCAAGGGAAGGTAAATTTCAGCTAACATGTGCTCACTGTAGTGAAAAAGTTATTCTTAATTTTACTGATTATCGTTTTGAAATTTTAAAAGTAGTTCCAAAGGAACCACAGATTTCTGATACGGCTCAGTCCTTTCAACCGTTTAAAATTTCAACGCCGGCTATTAGCAAACCAAATTCCTTTAAAGAAAGATCAGAATCAAAATCCAAACCATTTTGGGAGAGAAAAGTGGTTTTCGAAAGAGAACCAGAAGTTCGAACATTCAAACCCAAACCATTAAAACAAAGACTTAATGGTGTTAATAGCGGACGAGGTAAGTCTCCAAAATTTTCTTATGTGAAACTTGCGTTTACAATTACTTCTATCTGTTTATTTTTATTTATACTCGGGTTCTCTTATTTTGTGGCAGGAGTGTTAACAACAAAAAAAGAAGTTCCTTTGTATTTGGAATCTCTATCCAAAAATATTCCGACTAAAATTTTAGATCGTAACGGACAGATGGTAAGTGAAATTTTTCAGAAACGAACTTCCACCTTGCATTTGCAAGACTATCCAGAAGATATGATCTCAATTCTTTTGAACATTGAAGATCAAAAGTTTTTCTTTCATGGTGGTATTGACTATTCTGCTATTCTCAGAGCCTTTTTTAAAAATATTATTAATTTAAGTTATAAACAAGGTGCCTCAACCATCACTCAGCAGTTGGCTCGAATTATTTTGGATGATCGTCGTAAAAGTTTAAATCGTAAATGGCGAGAAGCCCAACTGGCCTTTGCTCTAGAATCAGTACTCACTAAAGAACAAATTTTAGAAACTTATATGAACCATGTTTATTTAGGTCATGGTGCCTTTGGATTTGGCGAGGGGATTAAATTTTATTTTCAAAAAAACCCAATGGAACTTAGTAAAGAAGAGATGGTCCTCCTTGCATCTCTTCCTTCTGCACCTAATAAATACTCACCATTAAAAAACCCTGAGGATTCCTATACTCGTGTTCGTGCTATTTTACAAATGTTTCGCAATCGAGGTATTTATCCCAACTTAGACCGAGATAAATTTGTTAGTTTTTATCATAACCTTTCCACTCGTTCGCCTAATGAAACTGTTTTTGGTTCCAGACAAGACATTGCGCCTTATGTAACAGAACACGTTCGTGGGGTTCTTTCTTCTTTAGAAGGAGATAAAAATATTTACGAAAGTGGCGGATATACAGTCGAAACCACACTCGATCGTGGGGCACAGGAATTGATTGGTCCGATGGTTCGTGAGTATTTAACCAAGAATCGTAAGTCTGGGAAAATTCAAAAAAAACGAGTTCGAGTAAAACCAGAATCCCCAATGGATTTAGCATTTAGACAAAAGATGGAGGAAGTATCTATCTTAAATGAAATGGTTTGGAACCCCGATAGTTTGGAATCAGAAAAAGATACAAGTTCAGTCCAGGCAGCAATTGTAGGTATACAGCCAAACACAGGTCAGGTGTTATTTTTGCATGGGGGAGAAGAATTTAACTCACAAAACCAGTTCAATCGTGCCACACAAATGCGTAGACAAACGGGGAGTTCCATCAAGGCAGTGTTATATGCATCAGCCATTGATGCCGGTGTCATCCAATCTGGAACAAGAATTCTTGATGCGCCTTTATACTATCGGGGTGGCGGTGGGAAGGAATGGGCTCCTGAAAACTTGGGTGGAAGTTTTGATGGAGAAATTTCTTTACGCACAGCCCTTGTAAAATCTAAAAACACAGCAGCAGTACAAGTTGCGGAACGATTGGGTAGTGCTGGAATTGAACGTTATTTTACAAAATATTTTTTCCCGAGTGATGCCGAAAAGAAAGCTCGGTATCGGGGAGATTTGTCTTTGGCCCTTGGAACTTTAGAGATCTCACCACTGGAAATGGCATCAGCGTTTACCGGTTTTGTTAACCAAGGTACAGTGAAACGTCCTTATCTCATTCAACGGATTAAAAACTCGAAGGGTGTGGTTTTGTATGAGGCGGGTGGCACGGATGAGTTTAAATTAAAATTACCTCCGGAACGTCAAGTGATTCGTCCAGACACAGCTGAGGTGATGGTATCATTACTCAGAGACAGTGGACGTGCGAGTGGTGTACGGAGCGGCGGTTATGCGGGAGATCTCATCGGAAAAACGGGAACCACAAATGACTATAAAGACGCATGGTTTGTGGGTGCAAGACCTGACTTAGCATTAGCTGTTTGGATTGGATACGACAATCCTAAATTTGGAATGGGTGGTAGCGGACTTGGTGGGGCAGTGGCGGCACCACTTTGGGGAGAGATTGTTTCTTCTATAGATAGAAAAAATATAATTCCTAAAATACAATTTAGCCAACCGGTATATGCGAAATCGCATAAAATTTGTTCTTTAACGGGAAAATTGGCATCCCCGACTTGTCCTGCAACAAATGAACTTTATCTTTCTGATTTTCCTCCTGAAGGAATTTGTACAGAAGATCATAAAGCCACTCATTCAGAGAACAAAGATTTAATGAAAGGACTATACTAG
- a CDS encoding ChaN family lipoprotein, whose translation MKIFFNRFVFSFLFIFLSINVFADESSLSVQIVRTSTAEVVSISDIVKESSKYNVVVFGEEHDNQDLHRFYETLFKGISDLESTSLSLEMLEQDQQNIVNEFLKGTITESHFLASTSHWKSFKTDYLPLVSIAKEKKCNVVAANPPRRYVNLISRKGLSAYREFSDLALPYLPPAYSLEKYLTEDYKQRLTTLFAGGHGAGHGAGNSYLVLGQATWDQGMAESISREFYKTGKKVIHLNGRFHSDRTGGVVHRLREMGLSVLVISGFVKDREESQDFVKIADFVILTNGR comes from the coding sequence TTGAAAATCTTCTTTAATCGATTTGTTTTTTCGTTTCTTTTTATATTTTTAAGTATTAATGTTTTCGCTGATGAATCTTCATTGTCCGTACAAATTGTCCGGACATCCACGGCAGAAGTTGTTTCGATTTCCGATATTGTTAAAGAATCGTCCAAATACAATGTCGTTGTTTTTGGTGAAGAACATGACAACCAAGACCTACATCGTTTTTACGAAACTTTGTTTAAGGGGATTTCTGATCTCGAATCTACTTCTTTATCGTTGGAAATGTTGGAACAAGACCAACAAAATATAGTTAATGAATTCTTAAAAGGGACTATTACGGAATCTCACTTTCTCGCATCTACTTCCCATTGGAAATCTTTTAAAACTGATTATTTACCCTTAGTATCAATCGCGAAGGAAAAAAAATGTAATGTGGTTGCAGCCAATCCTCCGAGACGTTATGTAAATTTAATTTCAAGAAAGGGTTTGTCCGCCTATCGAGAGTTTTCTGATCTTGCCCTTCCTTACCTTCCTCCCGCTTATAGTTTAGAAAAATACTTAACGGAGGATTACAAACAACGGTTAACGACTTTGTTTGCTGGAGGACATGGGGCCGGTCACGGAGCCGGGAATTCCTATTTAGTTTTGGGTCAGGCAACTTGGGACCAAGGGATGGCCGAATCGATTTCTCGTGAATTCTACAAAACGGGAAAAAAAGTAATTCATTTGAACGGCCGTTTCCATTCAGACAGAACCGGTGGTGTGGTCCACAGACTACGAGAAATGGGGCTTTCCGTTCTTGTCATCTCTGGATTTGTTAAAGATCGGGAAGAAAGCCAGGATTTTGTGAAAATCGCTGATTTTGTAATTTTAACAAACGGCCGATAA
- a CDS encoding transglutaminase-like domain-containing protein: MGQTSFPDFYPDDITRLLYDWEIAPPEKKRFLLKLIASRVPWQIQLESALEEVKDPYLRVQARSLKSEITRHRLRHSFFKLTLRGNTNHYKDLEEMCVQLSSIGFPDQNYAEIKHELDRMALRVSELYDDHSGYLTDELKVQILCQVLFQEEGFVGNIQNYNDPGNSYLFQVIKSRLGIPISLSVVYLLVGQRLGLPLYGTNLPLHFLLQYESEGYFTYIDPFHGGVLLDKFTCEKFLEANGYTNSPKYFTKASTLSMIKRMCRNLIHIYRDNQTKEMENTIKDHLQILESRSTHVE; the protein is encoded by the coding sequence ATGGGACAAACTTCCTTTCCTGATTTTTATCCAGACGATATCACTCGTCTATTGTATGATTGGGAAATTGCTCCTCCTGAAAAAAAACGTTTTTTATTAAAACTCATCGCCTCTCGAGTTCCTTGGCAGATTCAATTGGAATCTGCTTTGGAAGAAGTAAAAGATCCGTATTTAAGAGTACAAGCTCGTAGTTTAAAATCAGAAATCACTCGTCATAGACTTCGCCATTCTTTCTTCAAACTCACCTTACGCGGAAACACAAATCACTATAAAGATTTAGAAGAGATGTGTGTCCAACTTTCTAGTATAGGTTTTCCTGATCAAAATTATGCAGAGATCAAACATGAATTGGATCGTATGGCACTTCGTGTTTCTGAATTGTATGATGATCATTCTGGTTATCTGACAGATGAATTAAAAGTCCAAATCCTTTGCCAAGTATTATTCCAAGAAGAAGGATTTGTTGGAAATATCCAAAATTATAATGACCCCGGCAATTCTTACTTATTTCAGGTAATCAAAAGTAGATTGGGAATTCCTATATCTCTTTCCGTAGTCTATTTGTTAGTTGGTCAAAGGTTAGGGCTCCCACTTTACGGAACCAATTTACCACTTCATTTCCTTTTGCAATATGAATCGGAAGGGTATTTTACTTATATCGATCCATTTCATGGTGGAGTTTTGTTAGATAAATTCACTTGTGAAAAGTTTTTAGAAGCAAATGGCTATACCAATTCACCTAAATATTTTACAAAAGCCTCCACACTTTCTATGATCAAACGTATGTGCAGGAATCTTATTCATATCTATCGGGACAACCAAACCAAAGAAATGGAAAATACCATCAAAGATCACCTGCAGATTCTCGAAAGTCGATCCACACATGTGGAATAA
- a CDS encoding polyprenyl synthetase family protein — translation MKSNLSIQSVLAKFDKNLDGIIKEDIPVLKKIKKHVITSGGKRIRPFSHYLFCQFLNVKDVSWLDVGSVAELIHAASLLHDDVVDNAPIRRGKPTIGSLFGNKTAILAGDYLLACGISRLNSIGNPELMEIFSQVLKDLSVSELLQMEWEKNPKISLKVYDSIIYGKTASLFGVCTESAAILANKSKKERALIRDFGVRLGKLFQKKDDCLDYFVDSSASGKEFLKDFKNGLYTYPVLVLRDHLGLIEKRKLESVFKKEERTAVDETYILGLMESKKISEKLHKELSAEKNYLLGFLNQFPGSAERQLFTEQLDRLT, via the coding sequence ATGAAGTCAAATCTTAGTATCCAATCTGTTTTAGCTAAGTTTGATAAAAATTTAGATGGAATCATTAAAGAAGACATTCCAGTTCTTAAAAAAATTAAAAAACATGTCATCACGTCTGGTGGAAAAAGGATTAGACCTTTTTCGCATTATCTTTTTTGCCAATTTTTAAATGTAAAAGATGTTAGTTGGCTTGATGTAGGAAGTGTTGCTGAACTCATTCATGCCGCCAGTTTATTACACGATGATGTAGTAGACAACGCTCCTATTCGACGTGGAAAACCAACCATTGGATCTTTGTTCGGGAACAAAACGGCCATCCTTGCCGGTGATTATCTGTTAGCTTGTGGAATTAGTAGACTCAACTCTATCGGAAATCCAGAGCTTATGGAAATTTTTTCCCAAGTTTTGAAAGATCTTTCCGTGAGTGAACTTTTGCAAATGGAATGGGAAAAAAATCCCAAAATTTCTTTGAAAGTTTATGATTCTATCATTTATGGAAAAACTGCTTCGCTTTTTGGGGTTTGTACAGAATCTGCGGCCATCCTTGCAAATAAATCCAAAAAGGAAAGGGCACTCATTCGTGATTTTGGTGTTAGGTTGGGAAAACTTTTTCAAAAGAAAGATGATTGTTTGGATTATTTTGTAGATTCGAGTGCGAGTGGTAAGGAATTTTTAAAAGATTTTAAAAATGGACTCTATACTTATCCAGTTCTTGTTCTGAGAGATCACCTCGGTCTTATCGAAAAAAGAAAGTTGGAATCTGTATTTAAAAAAGAAGAAAGAACCGCTGTCGATGAAACCTATATTCTTGGCCTCATGGAATCTAAAAAGATTTCTGAAAAACTTCACAAAGAATTAAGTGCTGAAAAAAACTATCTACTTGGTTTTCTAAACCAGTTTCCAGGTAGCGCAGAACGACAGTTATTTACCGAACAATTGGATCGATTGACTTAG
- a CDS encoding LIC10920 family plasminogen-binding lipoprotein translates to MFRSIVILLVFSSVFAACGLKNENKAELSMLADGEPGLYFLGEVDSDITTSCGQATPATTSTTGTGTTTGTTGSTSTTNNTRFTVISQLIFKTKETLNLRFTYDSTQIQGKIDPQQGFVLAGGAFGKTVQGTQGTVEWFNQGINIDTALQSAQQISFFNLEITLNGTYSSTSSSTNVLLSCNTLDSVNCTSGTSTTQCFTSDNKTCLVQNTTTDAKSVIIRGTLKCNAPNIVPQ, encoded by the coding sequence ATGTTCCGATCGATTGTTATCCTTCTGGTATTTTCTTCAGTTTTTGCCGCTTGTGGACTTAAAAACGAAAACAAAGCGGAATTGTCTATGCTTGCCGATGGGGAGCCCGGGCTTTATTTCTTGGGTGAAGTGGATAGCGATATCACCACCAGTTGCGGACAAGCCACTCCAGCAACTACCTCTACTACGGGAACGGGAACCACTACGGGAACAACAGGATCTACCTCTACTACCAATAACACTCGCTTTACGGTAATTTCCCAGCTGATCTTCAAAACTAAAGAGACTCTAAACTTACGTTTTACTTATGACAGTACCCAGATCCAAGGAAAGATCGATCCACAACAAGGATTTGTTCTTGCTGGTGGAGCCTTTGGAAAAACGGTACAAGGAACTCAAGGAACCGTTGAATGGTTCAACCAAGGCATCAATATTGACACGGCTTTACAAAGTGCCCAACAGATTTCTTTCTTTAATTTAGAAATCACTCTGAATGGAACTTATAGTAGTACATCTTCCTCAACAAATGTTTTACTTTCTTGTAATACATTAGATAGCGTGAATTGTACTTCAGGAACATCAACGACACAATGTTTTACATCTGATAACAAAACTTGTTTGGTGCAAAATACAACTACAGATGCAAAGTCTGTTATCATTCGCGGAACATTAAAATGTAACGCACCTAATATTGTTCCACAATAA
- a CDS encoding transketolase has protein sequence MEKIEVAKKFANDIRIQVIKMVTAANSGHPGGPLGLADIYAALYTSILNHDPKNPEWSERDRLILSNGHVCAVRYAAMGLSGYFPVEDLLTFRNINSYLQGHPSTRYMKGIESSSGSLGQGLSVSVGLALGAKLKKETYKIYTCISDGECGEGMTWEAAQSAVHFKTDNLIAFMDRNYIQIDGNTEEVMKLEPLDKKFEMFGWNVINADGHNMEDIFAAFAKAKQHTGGPTLIVFRTILGKGVSYMENNPKWHGTPPNKEQEAQALAELV, from the coding sequence ATGGAAAAAATTGAAGTCGCAAAAAAATTCGCAAATGATATCCGAATCCAAGTAATCAAAATGGTTACGGCTGCCAACTCTGGTCACCCAGGTGGTCCTCTCGGTCTTGCTGATATCTATGCGGCACTCTATACTTCCATTTTGAACCATGATCCCAAAAATCCTGAATGGTCGGAAAGGGATCGCCTCATTCTTTCGAATGGTCACGTTTGTGCCGTTCGTTATGCAGCAATGGGTCTTTCTGGTTATTTTCCCGTAGAAGATTTACTTACATTTCGCAACATCAATTCGTATCTGCAAGGACATCCTTCCACTCGTTATATGAAGGGAATCGAATCAAGTTCAGGATCACTTGGACAAGGTTTGTCTGTTTCTGTTGGTTTGGCTCTTGGTGCAAAATTAAAAAAAGAGACATATAAAATTTATACATGCATATCTGACGGTGAATGTGGAGAAGGAATGACTTGGGAAGCTGCACAGTCCGCAGTTCACTTCAAAACAGACAACCTCATTGCTTTTATGGATCGTAACTATATCCAAATTGATGGTAATACAGAAGAAGTAATGAAGTTAGAACCATTGGATAAGAAGTTCGAGATGTTTGGTTGGAACGTAATCAATGCAGACGGACATAATATGGAAGATATCTTTGCTGCATTTGCAAAAGCAAAACAACATACTGGTGGACCAACACTGATTGTGTTTAGAACCATCTTAGGTAAAGGTGTTTCTTATATGGAAAATAATCCTAAGTGGCATGGAACTCCTCCAAACAAAGAACAAGAAGCACAAGCACTTGCGGAATTAGTATAA
- a CDS encoding DUF420 domain-containing protein: protein MALFLVNSLMTISIIAFYLGYFFRKRDQKRHRIFNVMGIFANLSAAVYLLGMKYLLGGIAEHQIYPTAPEFIILTHRFFAAIALILMLCMGYLGWKRKRNLHVKLHYIFLPLYTIVYISGLFLFQSKPL, encoded by the coding sequence ATGGCACTGTTTTTGGTCAATTCTCTAATGACGATCTCCATAATTGCATTCTATTTGGGGTATTTCTTTCGAAAGAGAGACCAAAAACGACACAGGATTTTTAATGTCATGGGAATTTTTGCAAATCTTTCTGCGGCGGTCTATTTACTTGGCATGAAATATCTGTTAGGTGGCATAGCCGAACACCAAATTTATCCAACCGCACCGGAATTTATCATCCTTACCCACCGTTTTTTTGCAGCCATCGCTCTCATTCTTATGTTGTGTATGGGTTATTTGGGATGGAAAAGAAAACGTAACTTACATGTAAAATTGCATTACATCTTTTTGCCATTGTACACGATTGTTTATATCTCCGGTCTGTTTTTATTTCAATCAAAACCGCTTTAA
- a CDS encoding DUF4345 domain-containing protein yields MNKKERILQFLFFLVFLIGLSGGITNLIRGVSIILPEGTEVTPYADNVYRYLAGILLGASLIALWIAITIRKQGELVYIMGAAVFLSGMGRVISMTTVGMPAESRLYVYVGLELSLPIVIWILQFLRQKEIDSK; encoded by the coding sequence ATGAACAAAAAAGAAAGAATCCTACAGTTCCTATTTTTCCTTGTGTTTCTGATTGGGCTTTCCGGTGGAATTACCAATTTGATTCGAGGTGTAAGCATCATCCTCCCCGAAGGAACGGAAGTGACCCCTTATGCAGACAATGTATACCGTTATTTAGCAGGGATTCTTTTGGGCGCGAGTCTCATTGCATTATGGATTGCGATTACCATTCGTAAACAAGGGGAGCTCGTTTATATTATGGGAGCTGCCGTTTTTTTATCGGGAATGGGTCGAGTGATTTCCATGACGACGGTGGGAATGCCGGCAGAATCCAGACTCTATGTTTATGTTGGTTTAGAATTAAGTTTACCCATAGTCATATGGATACTACAGTTTCTGAGACAAAAGGAAATAGATTCTAAGTAA